From Candidatus Omnitrophota bacterium, a single genomic window includes:
- the gatC gene encoding Asp-tRNA(Asn)/Glu-tRNA(Gln) amidotransferase subunit GatC, which yields MDRPSEKNNKITADDVRYVAQLGRLSLDENEVSCFQGDLSRILGYIEQLNEVDVNNVNPTTHVLPSMKNVFREDEERPSIPVSQALQNAPDRKGSFFRVPRVIKES from the coding sequence ATGGATAGACCTTCAGAAAAGAATAACAAGATCACCGCGGATGACGTGCGTTATGTGGCGCAACTGGGCCGGCTGAGCCTGGACGAGAACGAGGTTTCATGCTTCCAGGGCGACCTTTCCCGTATCCTTGGATATATTGAACAGCTTAATGAAGTTGACGTGAATAACGTAAACCCTACTACACATGTCCTGCCGTCGATGAAGAACGTTTTCAGGGAAGATGAGGAAAGACCTTCCATACCTGTATCCCAGGCCTTGCAGAACGCGCCGGACAGGAAAGGTTCGTTTTTCCGTGTGCCCAGGGTCATAAAGGAATCATAG
- the rsmA gene encoding 16S rRNA (adenine(1518)-N(6)/adenine(1519)-N(6))-dimethyltransferase RsmA, whose amino-acid sequence MNLKELKKLWEEAGFGPLKSLGQNFLVDNNVKEKIISLLPYSGEDTVVEIGPGFGSMTFSLARSCRRLVAVEKDARICGLMAPMFREVGNIDLVSRDILKTDIAEIASGGKVHVYGNIPYYISSPIIEHLISNRDHIKRIYLMVQEEFADRIVAPPGSRTYGSLSCFVQFYTKPAKVMRISRNCFSPRPKVDSALLEMDIPASPRVGTKDETTMFCLIRKAFSQRRKKMINPLSGWKEAGLSRVEWENIFHECGIDPGNRAEHLSLEEFARISDKLVDIRGSMGREQVN is encoded by the coding sequence ATGAACCTAAAAGAACTCAAAAAACTATGGGAAGAAGCGGGGTTCGGGCCGCTTAAAAGTCTTGGGCAGAACTTTCTGGTCGACAACAACGTGAAAGAAAAGATAATCAGCCTATTGCCTTATTCCGGGGAGGATACGGTAGTGGAGATCGGACCCGGGTTCGGGAGCATGACATTCTCCCTCGCGAGATCATGCCGCAGGCTGGTAGCTGTTGAAAAGGATGCCAGGATATGCGGGCTTATGGCCCCCATGTTCCGGGAGGTGGGGAACATAGACCTGGTCAGCCGGGATATCCTTAAGACCGATATAGCGGAGATAGCTTCAGGAGGGAAGGTACATGTCTATGGTAACATACCTTATTACATATCTTCGCCGATCATAGAGCATCTGATCTCTAACCGTGATCATATCAAGCGGATATACCTGATGGTGCAGGAAGAATTCGCTGATCGGATAGTGGCACCACCGGGGTCCAGGACGTATGGGTCGTTGAGCTGTTTCGTGCAGTTCTATACAAAGCCCGCGAAGGTCATGAGGATAAGCCGGAATTGTTTCTCTCCCCGCCCGAAGGTGGATTCAGCTCTTCTGGAAATGGACATCCCCGCGTCCCCCCGGGTCGGGACCAAGGATGAGACAACGATGTTCTGCCTGATAAGAAAGGCCTTTTCCCAGAGAAGAAAAAAGATGATAAACCCGTTATCGGGATGGAAAGAAGCCGGGTTGAGCCGTGTGGAGTGGGAAAATATATTCCATGAATGCGGGATCGACCCGGGAAACAGAGCGGAACACCTATCTCTGGAAGAGTTTGCCCGGATCTCCGATAAGTTGGTCGATATTCGCGGGAGCATGGGACGGGAACAGGTGAATTGA